The Drosophila bipectinata strain 14024-0381.07 chromosome 3L, DbipHiC1v2, whole genome shotgun sequence region ACTCCAGAAGATGAATAATAAAATTCAAGGATATACGACTTTCCTTAGATAATGAAATCATTTGTAGAAGAAGGATATTTAGGTAGAATATTAGACTCTGATGTGCAACCTTGAAGAAGGCCTTCAGAAACTTTTCCATTATAGACCAGACTTTCCAAAAACTCTCCCATGTACCGCTCCCCATGTAGAGATTACCTATACCCAATTCTAAGTGGAGCAATCGAGTTCAAACTCGCAGCTCACAATAGACTGGCCATTTACGATTACATTTTGAGCTCAATTATTTGCTTTGTATAATCGAGCGGGTCGTCACAAGATAAGACACCCGGACAATACGTAGATCGAAGTGCATTATGCATGATCTTGGCACAACCTAAGTCTATGCGAATATGGTTCTGCTCATTTCCAGAATTCCGAAGGTTTACTGACCCCATCACCACCCCAGCCCGCGAGACACGAAGGAGATGGTTCGCCAGATCTCCCCGTGGAAGGTTCTCACCCGACGCAAGCACCTCCAGGCCGATGGCAACGAGGGGGAGACGAAGCTCAATCGGGTGCTGGGTCTCTGGGACCTCACGGCCCTCGGCGTTGGCTCGACCCTGGGAGCTGGGGTCTATGTCCTGGCCGGACAGATAGCCAAGGATCAGGCGGGTCCCTCGGTGATGATATCGTTTGCCATTGCGGCCCTGGCCTCCCTGCTGGCGGGTGAGTTTGATAGCTGCGGCTACAGTGTTGATTGGCGAAAGTGAActaatttttgatattttcttCTCAAGGTATTTGTTATGCAGAGTTTGGAGCTCGAGTTCCAAAAGCGGGATCTGCTTATGTGTATAGTTATGTCTGTATCGGGGAATTTGCTGCCTTTGTCATTGGCTGGAATCTCATCCTGGAATATGTTATCGGAACTGCCAGCGTTTGTAGGGGCATCAGCCTGTACCTGGACTCCTTGCTGAATGACACCCTGAAGACCACTTTCGCTGAGGTGGCCCCCATGAATGTTAGTTTTCTTGGCAGCTACTTTGATTTTTTGGCCTTTGGTTTGGTGGTTGTATTTGGAGGTAagttattgatttttaaatatctAAATTATAAAACATCTAACttatgatattttattttcagtggCCCTTGCTTTTGGAGTGGAAACCTCAACAATGGCCAATAATTTTGTGACCTGTCTCAATATATTTATTCTGGGATTTGTTATCATAGCTGGTGCTTTGAAAGGTAGGAAGCGTGTTggttttagttgaaaattaaaataatcaaGCTCCCCTCCCAATTTCCCTAGCTGACCTTGCCAACTGGACCGTGGATCCTGCTAGCTTCGCGGAAAACTCAACCTTCGCAAATGTGACCATCGGTGCGGGTGGCTATTTCCCCTTTGGATTTGAGGGAACTCTCCAAGGAGCAGCCACCTGCTTCTTTGGCTTTGTGGGCTTCGATGCCATCGCCACCACCGGGGAGGAGGTTCGAAATCCGCGCAAGAACATCCCGCAGTCCATCCTGCTCTCCCTGCTGATCATATTCCTGTGCTACTTTGGAGTGTCCACTGTACTGACCCTGATGCTTCCGTACTACCTGCAAGATGCCAACGCA contains the following coding sequences:
- the LOC108132727 gene encoding cationic amino acid transporter 2 isoform X2, yielding MVRQISPWKVLTRRKHLQADGNEGETKLNRVLGLWDLTALGVGSTLGAGVYVLAGQIAKDQAGPSVMISFAIAALASLLAGICYAEFGARVPKAGSAYVYSYVCIGEFAAFVIGWNLILEYVIGTASVCRGISLYLDSLLNDTLKTTFAEVAPMNVSFLGSYFDFLAFGLVVVFGVALAFGVETSTMANNFVTCLNIFILGFVIIAGALKADLANWTVDPASFAENSTFANVTIGAGGYFPFGFEGTLQGAATCFFGFVGFDAIATTGEEVRNPRKNIPQSILLSLLIIFLCYFGVSTVLTLMLPYYLQDANAPLPYAFEYVGWTVPMWIVTVGGLVGLMASLFGALFPLPRVMYSMAQDGLLFRFLGKVSPRFRVPVTGSIVAALFTATIAGLFDLAQLVSLLSIGTLLAYSVVAISIMLLRYMDYCEPENNRGQKEGQATETTSLTSRTDRFTCGSVCKQLFNVHGIREPNAISSRIVGVLATLFCLLSLGLGVLIMQEHHSIASEEPWVLAVLVILIFLIFLVILLICLQPREVRSRLFRVPFVPVVPAISIFINIYLMLQLDTWTWIRFGIWMIVGLSIYFFYGLPNSYRELKRQRAGWQKLKYSDRL